From the genome of Gracilinanus agilis isolate LMUSP501 chromosome 2, AgileGrace, whole genome shotgun sequence, one region includes:
- the LOC123234455 gene encoding myotrophin-like: MCDKEFMWALKNGDLDEVKDYVAKGGDVNGTLEGGRKPLHYAADCGQLEILEFLLLKGADSNAPDKHRIAPLLSAGYEGHVSRVKLLLSKGADKTVKGPDGLTAFEATDNQAIKALLQRWLDGLIHMEGCLSRGLTLLPVCLSVTLYLPASSAKYFKRALTVEAVVATML; this comes from the exons ATGTGCGACAAGGAATTCATGTGGGCTTTGAAAAATGGAGACCTGGATGAGGTGAAAGACTATGTGGCCAAGGGTGGAGATGTTAATGGGACACTAGAAGGTGGTAGGAAGCCTCTTCATTATGCGGCAGATTGTGGGCAGCTTGAAATCCTGGAATTTCTGCTACTGAAAGGAGCTGATAGTAACGCTCCAGATAAACATCGTATCGCCCCTCTTCTGTCTGCAGGATATGAAGGTCATGTTTCACGTGTGAAACTGCTTCTATCAAAGGGTGCTGATAAAACTGTGAAAGGCCCGGATGGACTAACTGCCTTTGAAGCCACTGACAACCAGGCAATCAAAGCTCTTCTTCAGCGATGGCTGGATGGACTGATCCATATGGAAGGATGCCTCTCCCGCGGCCTCACACtgctgcctgtctgtctgtctgtcactctCTATCTGCCAGCTTCTTCAGCTAAATACTTCAAgagag CCCTAACTGTGGAAGCAGTGGTGGCTACCATGTTGTAA